A genomic stretch from Spongiibacter nanhainus includes:
- a CDS encoding exodeoxyribonuclease III, translating to MRIASWNVNGVRAVMKKDFVQSLHTLGADILCLQETKAQDDQVVAALEGVEGYHVYSNSAERKGYSGVAILSKVEPIQVFADIGIEEHDTEGRVLTAEFDDFYLVTVYTPNSGNELVRLPYRETWDRDFLAFVKGLEKTKPVLMCGDFNVAHTDIDIARPKPNYNKSAGYTQKEIDGMDNIVGAGFVDTFRHLHPDEVKYSWWSYRAGARAKNVGWRIDYFLASEALVNKRIKAADIWNDIFGSDHCPVSVDLA from the coding sequence ATGCGTATTGCTTCCTGGAACGTCAATGGCGTCCGCGCTGTAATGAAAAAAGACTTTGTGCAGTCTCTGCACACTCTGGGGGCAGATATTCTCTGCCTCCAAGAAACCAAAGCTCAAGACGATCAAGTGGTCGCCGCTCTGGAAGGGGTAGAGGGCTATCACGTTTACAGCAATTCTGCTGAGCGCAAAGGTTATTCCGGGGTGGCGATTTTGAGCAAAGTAGAGCCCATCCAGGTCTTTGCCGATATCGGTATCGAGGAACACGATACGGAGGGGCGAGTGTTAACGGCGGAGTTTGACGACTTTTATCTGGTCACGGTTTACACCCCCAACTCAGGCAATGAGCTGGTGCGCTTACCCTACCGGGAAACCTGGGACCGGGATTTTCTCGCTTTTGTGAAGGGCCTGGAAAAGACCAAGCCGGTGTTGATGTGCGGGGACTTTAACGTTGCCCACACCGATATCGATATTGCCCGCCCCAAGCCCAACTACAACAAAAGCGCCGGTTATACTCAAAAAGAAATCGACGGCATGGACAACATTGTGGGGGCCGGGTTTGTCGATACCTTCCGGCACTTACATCCCGATGAGGTTAAATACAGCTGGTGGAGCTACCGGGCCGGTGCGAGGGCTAAAAACGTCGGCTGGCGCATTGATTACTTCCTGGCGAGTGAAGCACTGGTTAACAAGCGGATAAAAGCCGCCGACATCTGGAACGACATATTTGGCTCAGATCACTGCCCGGTCAGTGTCGATCTAGCCTGA
- the tmpT gene encoding thiopurine S-methyltransferase, which translates to MDPEFWHARWAAGEIGFHEGEANPLLQRYLSRLELAPNSRIFVPLCGKTRDIAWLRQQGHRVVGAELNQSAVEALFAEMGIVPEIRSLGELKHYRGPGLDIYQGDIFALDKATLGAVDAIYDRAALVALPEPLRRQYLQHLRVISDSAPKLLITFAYDQSQMDGPPFSIPEQAVTRYYSDHYRTTLLESRPVAGGLKGQVDAQEAIWLLN; encoded by the coding sequence ATGGATCCAGAATTTTGGCACGCGCGTTGGGCAGCAGGGGAGATTGGTTTCCATGAGGGCGAAGCCAACCCCCTGCTTCAACGCTACCTATCGCGGCTGGAGCTAGCGCCAAACAGCCGTATATTTGTCCCTCTATGCGGCAAAACCCGCGATATCGCCTGGCTTCGGCAACAGGGTCACCGGGTGGTGGGTGCAGAGTTAAACCAGAGCGCTGTGGAGGCGCTGTTTGCTGAAATGGGCATCGTCCCGGAAATTAGGTCCCTGGGTGAACTCAAGCACTACCGCGGGCCGGGTTTGGATATTTATCAGGGCGATATATTTGCCCTGGACAAAGCGACGCTGGGGGCTGTGGATGCGATCTACGATCGCGCGGCTTTGGTCGCATTGCCCGAGCCGCTTCGTCGCCAGTATTTGCAGCACCTCAGAGTCATTAGTGACAGCGCACCTAAACTGCTGATTACCTTTGCCTACGATCAAAGCCAGATGGACGGGCCGCCTTTTTCTATCCCTGAACAGGCGGTGACGCGCTACTATAGCGACCACTATCGGACCACTTTGCTGGAAAGCCGGCCGGTAGCCGGGGGCTTGAAGGGGCAGGTAGATGCCCAGGAAGCGATCTGGTTACTGAACTAA
- a CDS encoding sigma-54 interaction domain-containing protein, protein MGQNDHPSGSVADTPPSLDSFDFTSLLDTLEHPAILLSPSYRILASNKLYRDAFGDLDAGDYCYRVSHGYDRPCDQAGESCPLQACQHSHDRERVLHIHNTPRGREHVDVEMIPIKDEHGVLRYFIEMMKQVTIASAEINSEQMVGRSAAFTDMLELINLVAPRETSVLLLGESGTGKELAAKALHDASARAGKAMITVECAGLTETLFESELFGHVKGAFTGATQNKPGLLETAHGGTLFLDEIGDVPLGMQVKLLRLLETGTYRAVGSTQIKRADFRLVCATNKNLPGLIDSGEFREDLYYRINAFPIELPPLRERQGDIALIAESLLSKLSSKQRYRLTESAVQRLKQETFPGNIRELRNILERATIFAPSNVIDDKVLQRCLAGQSTPINRRDPFEWTDLKTQELRYLRDLLVHCQGDKERAAEIAGISVRSLYRKLELTP, encoded by the coding sequence ATGGGACAAAACGACCACCCTTCAGGTTCAGTGGCTGATACGCCGCCCTCCCTGGACAGCTTCGATTTCACATCTCTGCTGGATACCCTGGAGCATCCCGCCATTTTGCTGTCGCCAAGCTATCGCATTTTGGCCAGCAACAAGTTGTATCGCGATGCTTTTGGCGACCTTGACGCCGGAGACTATTGCTATCGAGTATCCCATGGTTACGACCGGCCTTGCGACCAGGCCGGGGAGAGTTGCCCCCTCCAGGCTTGCCAGCACTCCCACGATAGAGAGCGGGTGTTGCATATTCATAATACGCCGCGGGGCCGCGAACACGTCGATGTCGAGATGATTCCCATCAAGGACGAGCACGGTGTGCTTCGTTATTTCATCGAGATGATGAAGCAGGTGACCATCGCCAGCGCCGAGATAAACAGCGAGCAGATGGTGGGGCGCAGTGCCGCATTCACCGATATGCTGGAGCTCATCAATTTAGTGGCACCCAGAGAAACGTCGGTGTTGCTGCTGGGGGAGTCGGGAACCGGCAAGGAACTCGCCGCCAAAGCGCTTCACGATGCCAGTGCCCGGGCCGGCAAGGCGATGATCACTGTGGAATGTGCGGGCCTGACCGAAACGCTGTTTGAAAGTGAGTTGTTCGGCCATGTAAAAGGGGCCTTTACCGGCGCAACGCAGAATAAGCCCGGATTATTGGAGACCGCCCACGGTGGCACCTTGTTTTTAGATGAAATTGGCGATGTACCGCTGGGTATGCAGGTAAAGTTGCTCCGCTTGCTGGAGACCGGCACCTATCGGGCGGTGGGTAGTACCCAGATAAAACGGGCTGACTTCCGTTTGGTGTGTGCCACCAATAAAAATTTGCCAGGCCTGATCGATAGCGGTGAGTTTCGTGAAGACCTCTACTACCGAATTAATGCCTTTCCCATTGAGCTTCCACCGTTGCGGGAGCGTCAGGGTGACATCGCGCTGATCGCGGAGTCGCTGCTGAGTAAACTGTCCAGCAAGCAGCGCTATCGCCTGACAGAAAGTGCGGTACAACGCCTAAAGCAGGAAACCTTTCCCGGCAATATTCGTGAACTTCGCAATATCCTCGAGCGAGCGACGATCTTTGCCCCTTCCAATGTTATCGACGACAAAGTGCTACAGCGTTGCCTGGCGGGGCAATCTACACCCATCAATCGGCGTGACCCCTTTGAGTGGACGGACCTGAAAACTCAGGAGCTGAGGTATCTGCGGGACTTGCTGGTGCACTGTCAGGGTGATAAAGAGCGGGCCGCAGAGATTGCCGGCATTAGCGTGCGCTCGTTGTATCGCAAGCTGGAGCTGACGCCCTAA
- a CDS encoding efflux RND transporter periplasmic adaptor subunit — translation MKAHRWLITLTVCLLLFAVLAGYKYTQIQAAIAFGESFPEPSESVQTIVVEEGPIQHFARTIGEVVAPEQMMLRNELAGRLTAVNMVSGQAVEKGQVLVQQAIADDRARLNAAQANARLAELKLTRMQRLLKTNTTSQDNVDQAQAEYDMAAATVAELKAVIAKKTLVAPFDARVGLHDLEPGEYLDANTELVELVGLSDYLWVDFNLPLAQGSAAIGDKVKIKLPKPATGEVDAVVIAKSPALSAQSRNLRYRAKVSAAADIPPNAVVDVLVPTGNRVGIEVPTPAVLRDQIGSYVFKLAAEEEGQGYRAQRQSIKLGRERNQKISVLEGLEPGMLIATDGAFKLHHGMLAYVRTRQQSAEDVPANSAHDGEANDE, via the coding sequence ATGAAAGCCCACCGCTGGTTGATTACCCTAACCGTATGTCTGCTGTTGTTCGCAGTGCTGGCCGGTTACAAGTACACCCAGATTCAGGCCGCTATTGCCTTTGGCGAATCCTTCCCCGAACCCTCCGAGTCGGTACAGACGATAGTGGTGGAAGAGGGGCCCATCCAGCATTTTGCTCGCACCATTGGTGAGGTGGTGGCGCCCGAGCAAATGATGCTGCGCAACGAGTTGGCAGGCAGATTGACCGCCGTAAATATGGTGTCCGGTCAAGCGGTAGAAAAAGGACAAGTGCTGGTACAGCAGGCCATTGCGGATGATCGAGCTCGCCTTAATGCGGCCCAGGCCAACGCCCGCCTTGCGGAGCTTAAATTGACCCGAATGCAGCGCCTGCTAAAAACCAATACCACCAGTCAGGACAACGTCGATCAGGCTCAGGCTGAATACGATATGGCGGCGGCGACGGTCGCCGAATTAAAGGCGGTTATTGCCAAGAAAACCCTGGTGGCGCCCTTCGACGCCAGAGTGGGGCTACACGATCTTGAGCCCGGTGAATATCTGGATGCCAATACCGAGCTGGTAGAGCTGGTGGGGCTCAGCGACTATCTGTGGGTAGACTTTAACCTGCCCTTGGCTCAGGGTAGCGCCGCCATTGGCGACAAGGTAAAAATAAAACTACCCAAGCCCGCTACCGGTGAGGTCGATGCGGTAGTGATTGCCAAGAGCCCGGCGCTGTCAGCCCAATCCCGCAACCTGCGATACCGAGCTAAGGTGAGCGCAGCCGCGGATATTCCCCCCAATGCCGTGGTGGATGTGCTGGTCCCCACTGGTAACCGAGTCGGCATTGAGGTTCCCACCCCCGCGGTACTGAGAGATCAAATTGGCAGCTACGTGTTTAAACTGGCTGCCGAAGAGGAGGGGCAGGGCTACCGGGCCCAACGGCAATCGATAAAGCTGGGCCGGGAACGGAACCAAAAAATCAGTGTGCTCGAGGGGCTGGAGCCGGGCATGCTGATCGCCACAGACGGTGCCTTTAAGCTGCATCATGGCATGTTGGCCTACGTACGCACACGCCAGCAATCCGCTGAGGATGTGCCCGCCAACTCCGCTCATGACGGGGAGGCCAATGATGAGTAA
- a CDS encoding TonB-dependent receptor: MSYTPLKKIFQPCLLALGVASAGAAVNAQESSQDTVAPKRVLELEEVTVTAQRREESAQDVAISVTVFDQEQIANANMTNSGDLATYTPSLSVNTRFGNENTSFAIRGFTQSLRTTASVATYFAEVVAPRGQTSQTSGDGAGPGTLFDLENVQVLKGPQGTLFGRNTTGGAVLLVPNKPTDLVEGYVEYTNGDIGTERLQAVVNVPVSDNFKLRLGFDSNERDGHLNNVTDIGASSLGDTDYVAGRVSVLWDITDRLENYTIFTYTDSESNGYTSQLFDCNTNASPADNPFFIFTGPACQNQLAQQEANGQDGFYDLVSTVNTPITTIEEFRVINTTTWEINENLILKNIAAYAHLETVNGSDIFGTQFSETAAGLSLGVPVLELVPNLLDSLGLNNLAILPSLADPNREFAVGVSTINRNFPVTSQETFVEEIQLQGMAMEGRMIWQGGLYYETSQPDGFSGNNSASFLSCELSTIEGNDPSEYNCMDPLGGLLGGVLVQEYQTEYLNQAVYAQATYDFLDSLSGTLGLRYTRDETEGFGIKTRHTFILDQAQAPIVTKSRPKVESEAPTGMLELNYRPLENVMTYAKYTRGYRQGSVNLAADPGLDTHDYETVDTYEIGAKTSFGGPIPGRFNISAFYNELTDMQLQNGYISSTAGPTTAITNAGEAEIQGFEIESFLRVSESLSLNLSYSFLDTELLKQGTVSPETIAAAVTEASGNPISGQLAGATFVPIADVGDELPFSPEQSIVASLNYLVPVPGEWGVVNLGATYVYTGEQRAAASSATPHAILPDYELLNLNASWLGIMGSNFELTVFGTNVLEEEYLTYVSGVYNTLSFETRQVGLPKLIGARLRYNFGG; this comes from the coding sequence ATGAGCTACACCCCGTTAAAAAAAATCTTTCAGCCTTGCCTGTTGGCACTCGGCGTGGCCAGTGCAGGAGCGGCAGTTAATGCCCAAGAGTCCAGCCAGGACACAGTTGCACCCAAACGAGTCTTAGAGCTAGAGGAAGTTACTGTAACGGCGCAGCGCCGGGAAGAGAGCGCTCAGGATGTGGCGATATCTGTCACTGTCTTTGACCAGGAACAGATCGCCAATGCCAACATGACTAACTCGGGCGATCTGGCGACCTATACCCCGTCGCTGTCGGTGAACACTCGCTTTGGTAATGAGAACACCTCATTTGCGATCCGCGGCTTTACCCAGTCCCTGCGGACCACGGCGTCGGTAGCGACCTACTTTGCTGAGGTTGTGGCACCTAGAGGGCAGACCTCGCAGACCTCCGGGGACGGTGCCGGCCCCGGTACGCTGTTTGACCTGGAGAATGTACAGGTTCTAAAGGGGCCTCAGGGCACCCTGTTCGGCCGCAATACCACCGGTGGTGCGGTGTTGTTGGTGCCCAACAAGCCAACCGATCTGGTTGAGGGCTATGTTGAATACACAAACGGCGATATTGGTACCGAGCGCCTGCAGGCAGTGGTGAATGTCCCGGTCAGTGATAACTTCAAGTTGCGGCTGGGTTTTGACAGTAACGAGCGGGATGGTCACCTGAACAATGTTACCGATATCGGTGCCAGCTCACTGGGGGATACCGACTACGTTGCCGGCCGTGTCAGTGTGTTGTGGGACATCACCGATAGGCTGGAAAACTACACCATCTTTACCTACACCGACTCGGAGTCCAACGGCTATACCTCTCAGTTGTTCGACTGTAATACCAATGCCAGCCCGGCCGATAACCCTTTCTTCATCTTTACCGGGCCCGCCTGTCAGAACCAATTGGCGCAGCAGGAGGCCAACGGTCAGGACGGCTTTTACGATTTGGTGAGCACGGTGAATACTCCCATCACCACTATCGAAGAATTCCGGGTCATCAACACTACCACCTGGGAGATCAATGAAAACCTGATTCTGAAAAATATCGCCGCCTATGCCCATCTGGAAACGGTCAACGGCTCCGATATCTTTGGTACCCAGTTTTCAGAAACCGCAGCGGGTCTATCGCTCGGCGTTCCGGTATTGGAACTGGTACCCAACCTTTTGGATAGCTTGGGTTTAAATAACTTGGCGATTTTGCCCTCTTTGGCCGACCCCAACCGAGAGTTTGCCGTTGGTGTGTCCACCATTAATCGCAACTTCCCGGTGACCAGCCAGGAAACCTTTGTTGAGGAAATTCAGCTGCAGGGGATGGCGATGGAAGGCCGGATGATTTGGCAGGGTGGCCTCTATTATGAGACTAGCCAACCGGACGGTTTCTCGGGGAATAACTCTGCCTCCTTCCTGTCTTGTGAGCTCAGTACCATTGAAGGTAACGATCCTAGTGAGTACAACTGTATGGATCCCCTTGGCGGCCTGCTTGGCGGGGTGTTGGTGCAGGAGTATCAGACTGAATACCTCAACCAGGCGGTCTATGCTCAGGCAACCTACGATTTCCTGGATTCTCTGAGCGGTACACTGGGTCTGCGCTATACCCGGGACGAAACCGAGGGTTTCGGCATTAAAACCCGTCACACCTTTATTCTCGACCAAGCTCAGGCGCCCATCGTCACCAAATCTCGTCCCAAAGTGGAGAGCGAAGCCCCCACCGGTATGCTGGAGTTAAACTACCGGCCACTGGAAAACGTGATGACCTACGCCAAGTACACCCGGGGCTATCGTCAAGGCAGCGTTAACCTTGCCGCCGACCCAGGCCTGGATACTCACGATTACGAGACTGTGGATACCTACGAGATCGGCGCTAAAACATCGTTTGGCGGGCCGATTCCAGGGCGCTTTAATATCTCGGCCTTCTACAACGAGCTGACCGATATGCAGTTGCAGAATGGCTATATCTCCTCCACCGCTGGTCCAACAACGGCCATTACCAATGCCGGTGAGGCGGAAATTCAGGGCTTTGAGATTGAGTCCTTCCTGCGCGTGTCGGAGTCATTGTCTCTTAATTTGTCCTATTCCTTCTTGGATACGGAGCTGCTGAAACAGGGTACGGTGAGCCCCGAGACGATCGCCGCTGCAGTGACCGAGGCCTCCGGCAACCCAATTTCCGGGCAGTTGGCTGGTGCGACTTTTGTGCCGATTGCCGATGTGGGCGATGAATTGCCCTTCTCGCCCGAGCAATCCATTGTGGCATCGCTGAATTACCTGGTGCCCGTCCCTGGCGAGTGGGGGGTTGTTAACCTTGGCGCGACCTATGTTTACACGGGCGAGCAGCGTGCAGCGGCATCCAGCGCCACGCCTCATGCCATTCTGCCGGACTACGAGCTCCTCAACCTCAATGCCAGCTGGCTGGGAATTATGGGCTCCAATTTCGAGCTAACGGTGTTTGGCACCAACGTTCTTGAAGAGGAATACCTGACCTACGTGAGCGGCGTCTACAACACCCTGAGTTTTGAAACTCGACAGGTGGGCCTGCCAAAGCTGATCGGTGCGCGGCTGCGCTACAACTTCGGCGGGTAG
- a CDS encoding cytochrome ubiquinol oxidase subunit I, producing MEFDPFVLARIQFATNISFHILFPAISIGLGWLLLYFRLRYTQTGDKAWEYAYYFWVKVFALTFAMGVVSGITMSFQFGTNWPGFMEKAGNVAGPLLGYEVLSAFFLEASFLGIMLFGRDRVSNKVHLISAFLVAFGTTLSAFWILSLNSWMQTPAGHYMEDGVVMVESWWAVIFNPSFPYRFFHMLVASLLTTAFLVAGVSAWRALKNVDGPATWKIMRTGIVVAAILAPLQIFIGDLHGLNTLEHQPAKVAAMEAIWETEQGAPFTVFALPDEDSRSNRYAIEVPYAASLILTHELEGEVKGLNEFVGEHPPVPIVFWSFRVMLAIGGLMVLVSWWAAWAMRGGREPTRAVLAALSAMTFSGWIAVLAGWYVTEIGRQPWIVDGLITVKEVVADHSQATVGGTLFGYILLYVFLLASYIGALRNLANKPAGSLAMGPVAFNKPRNSNTANGEA from the coding sequence ATGGAATTCGATCCCTTCGTCCTAGCCCGCATCCAATTTGCGACCAATATCAGTTTTCATATTCTGTTTCCGGCCATCTCCATTGGTCTGGGGTGGTTGCTGCTGTATTTTCGTCTGCGCTATACCCAGACCGGCGACAAGGCCTGGGAGTACGCCTATTACTTCTGGGTAAAGGTCTTTGCTCTCACCTTTGCCATGGGAGTGGTGTCAGGGATCACCATGAGTTTTCAGTTCGGCACCAACTGGCCGGGCTTTATGGAGAAAGCCGGCAACGTCGCTGGCCCGCTGCTGGGTTACGAAGTGCTCAGCGCATTTTTTCTGGAGGCCTCCTTCCTCGGCATCATGCTGTTTGGCCGCGACCGGGTCTCCAATAAAGTTCACTTAATCAGTGCCTTCTTGGTCGCTTTCGGCACCACGCTGTCGGCCTTTTGGATCCTCAGTCTCAACTCCTGGATGCAAACCCCCGCCGGCCATTACATGGAAGATGGCGTGGTGATGGTTGAAAGCTGGTGGGCGGTGATTTTTAACCCCTCCTTCCCCTACCGCTTCTTCCATATGCTGGTGGCTTCGCTGCTGACTACCGCCTTCCTGGTGGCCGGGGTCAGCGCGTGGCGGGCGCTGAAAAATGTCGATGGCCCGGCGACCTGGAAGATCATGCGCACCGGCATTGTGGTGGCAGCGATTCTGGCGCCGTTACAGATTTTTATCGGCGACCTACACGGCCTGAATACCCTGGAGCATCAACCCGCCAAGGTCGCCGCCATGGAGGCAATCTGGGAAACCGAACAGGGCGCGCCCTTTACCGTATTTGCCCTGCCCGACGAAGACAGCCGCAGCAACCGCTACGCCATTGAAGTGCCCTACGCCGCCAGCCTGATACTGACCCACGAGCTGGAAGGCGAGGTCAAAGGCCTCAACGAATTCGTCGGCGAACACCCACCGGTGCCGATTGTGTTTTGGTCCTTCCGGGTGATGCTAGCCATAGGCGGCCTGATGGTACTGGTGAGCTGGTGGGCAGCCTGGGCCATGCGGGGCGGCCGCGAGCCCACCCGCGCGGTATTGGCGGCGCTATCTGCCATGACCTTCTCGGGCTGGATCGCGGTACTGGCCGGCTGGTATGTCACTGAAATAGGTCGTCAGCCGTGGATTGTCGACGGCCTGATCACCGTCAAGGAGGTGGTGGCCGACCACAGCCAGGCCACCGTCGGCGGCACGTTGTTCGGCTACATCCTGCTCTATGTATTCTTGCTGGCTTCCTACATCGGCGCCCTGCGCAATTTGGCTAATAAACCGGCGGGCTCGCTGGCCATGGGGCCGGTAGCCTTTAACAAACCGCGTAACTCCAACACTGCCAACGGGGAGGCCTAA